Below is a genomic region from Delftia tsuruhatensis.
GCCGCACAGCGCAATGCCCATGGCGAATCCCAGGCTGGCCGACAGCGAGCCCAGGGCCAGCGGCGCGAAGGCGGAAATGCCGCGACCCACGTTGAAGCAAAAGCCCGTGCCCGTGGCGCGCAGGTGCGTGGGAAACAGCTCGGCAAAGTACGAGCCCATCAGCCCCGCGAAGGCCATGAAGAAGGCGAAGGCAGGGCCCAGCCACAGCAGGACCGTGCGGTCCGTGGCCTGGATGTACAGCGGCAGGGCCAGGCCCGTGCCCACCAGCGACACGATCACGGCCCGCTGCTTGCCGATGCGGTCCGCGATCAGGCCGAAGGCGTTGTAGCCCACGAACATGCCGATATTGAGCAGGGCCATGAAGCGCGCCATGGTGCCCATGTCCAGCCCGCGCTCCTTGACGAGAAAGGTGGGCAGCCAGGTGCTGGCACCCCAGTAGGCGGCCAGGGCCAGGGCCGAGGTCAGCGTGCCCAGCACGGTGACCCGCAGCAGGTCCGGCGCGAACAGAGCGGCAATGCCAGGCGCCCGCGCCGCCGTGCCTGCGCCGTGGCTGCGGCGCTGCTGGCGCTGTTCCAGCCAGGCCTGGGACTCGGGCACGCGCAGCCAGACATAGACGATGGCGAGGGACACCGCCGCCCCGCACACGAAGAACAGCACGCGCCAACCATGCACGGGCAGGAAATATGCGGCCGCAGCCGCGGCCAGCGCCGCGCCCACCGAAAACGCGCTGAGCACGAACGAGGTGGCCCGGCCACGCTGGTGCGCCGGCCAGGACTCGTTCACATGGGCGGCAGCCGTGCTCCAGACACTGCCCAGGCCCAGGCCGGCCAGGAAACGCAGCACCAGGATCTGGCGCCAGTCCGTGGCAGCCGCGATGGCCATGGTCAGCACGCCAAACGTGGCCAGCGACAGCAGCAAGGCCTTGCGCCGCCCCAGCGCATCGGCCACCGGCCCCATCACCACGCCGCTCAGGCCAATGCCCAGCAGCGTCGCCGTCACCAGCAGGCCCGCCTGCGTGGGGCCGATCTGCAACGAGGCGGTGATGGAGGGCATGGCGATGGCCAGGATGATGATGTCCACGGCATCGAACATGTAGCTGAGGAAGTAGCCGATCAGCACGCGCCACTTCAGTGTGTTGGGTGAGGGGGTCACAGTCTTGTCTCCCGGTTTCCGGTGGTTGTTTGCATCGACTGTACGATCGTACAGTCAGTATTTTCATCGGTACAAACCATGACCGGAACTGCGGCAGTCCCCTGCCCTTTCCCTACAATCGCGCCTGCATCAAGGAGACGCATGCAAGGCACCACCCCGCCGAAGACGAAAAAGGCCCGCCCGGACGAAGCGCCCGCCGCCGCAGGCGCTGGCGCCACCGCGAGCAAGCGCGAACGCATCCTGGACGCGGCCGAGCGCCTGTTCGCCGAAGGCGGGTTCGACGGCGTGTCCATGCGCGACATCGCCGCGGCCGCAGGTGTCGGGCTGCCGCTGATCGTCTACCACTTCGAGACCAAGAAGAACCTGTACCGTGCCCTGTTCGACCGCTACAAGGCCGTGCTGGACGCGCGCCTGGCCGCCCTGCGCCAGCCGCTGGCGCAGGGCGAGGACGCACTGGAGCACATCGCCCGGGCCTTCGTGCTGCCGGTGATCCAGGGCCAGGGCGGCGAGGCCGGCCTGGCCTACGCCCGGCTGATCGCGCGCGAGACCTCCGACCCGCGCGAGGCCGAGCGCGGCATCGTGCAGGACTACTTCGACCCCTTCGCCGTCGAGTTCATCCGCGCCATCGAGCAGGCCCTGCCCGAGCTGGGCTCGGACTACGCGCACTGGGCCTATCTGTTCGCGGTGGGAGCGCTGGTGATGAGCGTGTTCGACCAGCGCATCGAGCGCCTGTCGGCCGGCGCCATGCGCGCGGGCGACATCGAGCACAAGGCTGACTACTTGGTGCGCTTCATCGTGGCCGGCATCCGGGCGGGCATCGGGCCGGGTAAAGGGGCAGGTAAAGGGGCGGGTACAAGAGCTGCTGGCACAGGCTTGAGAGGCAGGCGCTGAACATCAGGCCTGGACCGCCACCCCACGGTCCAGCAACTGGCGGATCTGCGCGGCGCTCAGCCCCGCCTCCTGCAGCACCTGCAGGGTGCTCTGGCCCCGCTGCTGCGGCCGCAGGCGGTAGCTGGCCGGGGTGCGGCCCAGCTTCACGGGCGAGGCCACGGAACGGAAGCCGTCCACCTCCGCCACCATGCCGCGATGGGCGGTGTGGGGATGGTCCAGGGCCTCGACCACGTTGTGGATCACGCCGCAGGGCACGCCCGTGGCGACCAGCTTCTCGAACAGCGCCTGCGCATCGAAGCGGGCAAAGGCGGCCTCCAGATCGCGCTTGAGTTCGAAGCGGTGCACGGCCCGCTGGGCATTGGTGGTATAGCGTGGGTCGCTGGACAGGTGGCCATGGCCCAGGGCTTCGCACAGGCGCTGGAACTGGCCGTTGTTGCCCACGGCCAAGTAGATGGGGTCAGTGGCCGTGGCATAGGTGTCGTAGGGCGCGATGTTGGGATGGCCGTTGCCCGATCGCTGGGGTGCACGGCCCGTGAACAAGGTGTTGATGGAGTGCGGGTATAGCGAGAAGATGGCGCTGTCGTACAGGGCCGATTCCACCGACTGGCCCAGGCCGCTGCGCTCGCGCTCGTGCAGCGCCATCAGGATGCCGATGACGGCGTTCAGGCCCGTGGTCACGTCCACGATGGGCACGCCCATGCGCGTGGCCACACCATCGGGGTCTCCATTGATGCTCATGAGGCCGCTGAGCGCCTGCACGGCCGCGTCGTAGCCCGGCAGTCCGCCCAGCGGGCCGGTGGTGCCAAAGCCTGTCACGCGGCAGTGGACCAGGCGCGGAAAGCGCTGGCGCAGAACCTCGCCAAAGCCCATTCCCCAGCGCTCCAGCGTGCCGACCTTGAAGTTTTCGATCAGCACGTCTGCATCTTCCAGCAGCCGCATCACGACTTCACGCCCTTCGGCCCGCGAGAGGTCCAGGCAGACCGTGCGCTTGTTGCGGTTGATGCCCGCGAAGTAGGAGGCCATGCCGGCCGCATCGAAGGGAGGGCCCCAGGTCCGCGTCTCGTCGCCGTCGGGGCCTTCGATCTTGAGCACGTCGGCACCGTGGTCGCCGAGGATCTGCGCGCACAGCGGCCCGCCGAGCACGCGTGAGAGATCGATCACCTTGAGTCCGTCCATGGCAGCCATTGCAAGTCTCCTTGAGTGTTTCAAATGCCGAGGCTCAAGCCGGCCGCCTGGTTCCAGCTGGCCGGCCGGCGCTCGCGTGCGGCAGCCACGCCTTCGGGCGCTTCCGAGCGCATCTGCCGTGCAAACAGGTCGGCGGCCGCGTCCAGGTAGCCTTGCAGCGCCTCGCTGGCCGGCAACGGCGCCACGGGCAGCCCGCCCAGCAGGCGCTTGGTGGCGGCCGAGGCCTGGGGCGCGGTGGCCAGGATGGAGCGCAACACGCGCTGGGCCAGGGGCATGAGTTCCTGCGGCGATTCGGCCAGGTAGTCGAGCAGGCCGATGCGATGGGCCTCGGTGGCATCGATGCGCTCTGCCGTCAGCACCAGGCGGCGCGCTGCCTGCAGGCCCAGGCGCGCGGCCACGAAGGGCAGGATCTGCCCGGGCACCAGGCCGATGGACGCCTCGGGAAAACCGAACCGGGCCAGTGGCGAACCTATGGCGATGTCCACCGCACAGGCCAGGCCCGCGCCACCGCCCATGGCCGGCCCCTGCACACAGGCCATGGTGACCTGGGGCACGCAGGACAGCTCGGTGAGGAAGTCCCCGTAGCGGCGATTGCCGGCCGCGATGGGGTCGCGGCCATCGCGGCCTGCCGGTGCGTCCAGCCGGTCCTGGAGATTGCCCAGGTTGCCTCCGGCACTGAAGGCCGTCCCGGCGGCCGTGAACACGATGGCGCGCACGCCTGGCGCCTGCGAGGCTTCGCGCACGGCCTGGGACAGCGCCTGCACCGTGTCCGCGCCCAGCGGGTTGCGGGCCTCGGCCCGGTTCAGGTGGATGGTGCAGACCGGCCCGTCTATGGTGCGGAGCACGCAGGCGGGCGCGGCCTGGTCTAGGATGGCGTCGGACATGGTTTCCTCCGATGGAATGCGGCGTTCAGACAAGAAAGAAGGCCTTTGAAGGCTGGCAAGGAGACAAAGTGCACCCGACCACATGGCAGGGACCGGCCACGCGATGACGGCCCGCAACCTCGACATCAGCCTGCTGCGCACCTTCGTGGCCGTGGCGGAGCGCGAGAGCTTCACCAATGCCGCCGAGAAGGTTTACCGTACCCAGGCAGCGGTCTCGCAGCAGATGCAAAAACTGGAAGCCCTGCTGGGCTGCGCGCTGTTCGAGCGCGTGGGCCGGCGCAAGCGCCTGACGACCGAGGGCGCGCGGCTGCTGGAATACGCGCGGCGCATGGTCAGCCTCAACGACGAGGCCTACCGCGCCATCACCGAGGAGACCTTCTCCCACCCGGTGCGCATAGGCGTCTGCGCCGACGCGCTGGACGCCCTGCTGCCCGCCTACCTGGAGCTGTGCGCCGAGAACTTTCCTAAGCTCAGCATCGACATCCAGGTGGGGCGCAGCCGCTGGCTGGCCTCGGCGCTGCGCCGGGGCGACGTGGACCTGCTGGTGGACATTGCCGCCCATGCGGGCTTCGAGCAGCTGGTGCTGCGTACCTCGCCCGTGGCCTGGATCGCGGGTGCGCGCTACCACCACCAGGCCGGCAGCTCCGTGCCGCTGATCCTCATGGACAACGCCTGCCCGTTTCGCAGCAGCATGGTGCAGGCCCTGGACGAGGCCGGCATCGGCTGGCATGCGGCCTTCCAGACTTCCACCCTGGCCGGTGTGCGTGCCGCCGTGCGTGCGGGCCTGGGCATCACGGCCCGCACGGTGGAGATGCTGGCCCCAGACGTGCGCGTGCTCGACCCCCAGGTCCGCCTGCCCGCCCTCGCCCCCATGCGGTTTCACCTTTACTGGCGCGCCGACGCGCTGGATGACAGCGCAAGAAAAGTGCTTCATCTGATCGCTCCGCGTTGAGTCGCCATGGCGCATTGCCCCGGCTCAGGGGGCCGTCATGCCCGCCTCGGTGATGATCCGCCCCCACAGCCGGGTATCGCGCTCCTGCAGGAAGAGCAGGTGCTCGGGCGACACGGGCGTGGGCACCAGTCCCTTGCCGACCAGGAAGTCCTTGCCCGCCGCGCTGGACAGGGCCTCGCCCACCCATTGCGACAGCAGGACCGAGACGGCGGGCGGCGTGGCGGCCCTGGCGCTCCAGACGGCGATCCAGGAACTCACGTCGAAGTCGGGGTAGCCCAGCTCGGCCACGGTGGGCACATCGGGCAGGCTGGGTATGCGCTGGGCGCTGGACAGCGCCAACGCATGCACCGTGCCGGCCTTGACCTGGGGCAGCGCCGTGAGCATGTCGCAGAAGTAGTAGTCGAATTGCCCGCCGATCAGGTCCGTCATGGCCTGGGCGCTGCTTTTGTAGGGCACGTTGACGGCATTGATCCGGGTGAGCTGCTTGAAGCGCTCGCCCGCGATGCGCCCGCCCACATTGGCGCTGGCAAAGGACAGCTGCGATCCCTGCCTGCGCGCCCAGGCCAGGAAGTCGGTCGCCGTGGCCTGGGCGATGCGCCGGGGGTTGACCAGCATGGCATAGGGCGTGGTCGCCATGGTGGCCAGCGGCGTGAAATCGCCCTGCGGGCTATAGCCCAGCTTGCGGTAGATGGTGGCGTTGGCCGCATGCGTGGACGATCCCGACACCAGCAGGTTGTAGGCATCGCCGGGCGCGCGCAGCACGTACTCGGCCGCGATGTTGCCGTCCGCGCCGGGCCGGTTCTCCACGATGGCGGGCTTGCCGCCGCGCTGGGCGATGGCCTCGCCCACATAGCGCGCAATGCTGTCCGAGGCGCCACCCGCTCCGTAGGCGACGACGATGCGCACGGGCTTGTCCAGACGGCTGCCCTGCGCCAGGGCCAGCGGTGGCAGCGCGGCCACCAGGCCCGCGGCACAGCCGCCCCGCAGCCAGGCGCGGCGGGACGAGGGCATAGGCATGGGCCTGAACGTGCTCGGGCCGCAGCCCTCTGGGGTTTCCAGTTCCTGCGTCTGCATGATCGATCTCCTTCACAGTGATGCGCCGGGCGCGCGGGCGGCCACGGGCGGGCCCTGGGGAGCCAGGGCCCGCGGGCAGTCGATTTCCATATCGAGCAGCATCTGGGCATAGCACTTGCCCAGCGGATCGGAGCGCAGGCTGCAGGAGCCGCCGCCGCCCAGCGCCTGGCGCAGCACGAAGTTCAATGCGCCCAGGCCAGGCAGTTCGTAGCGCGTGACCGGCCCGCTGGCCAGGTGGGCGAAGTAGGCCTGCACGCGATCGGCGCTGGCCTGTTCGCGCAGCACGGGCAGCCATTGCGGTGCACGCGCCATGAGGCCAATGTTGGCGTCGTCCCCCTTGTCGCCGCTGCGGCCATGGGCGATCCAGCCCAGCGGCACACGCACGGTGTCCTCGTCCGACGGCATCGCGGCGGGAGCCTCCGCCACGGCGGCCTCATCAGCGATGGCTGACGCCACCCCATCCGCCGTAACTGCGACCGTGACCGGGACCGGGACCGGGACCGGCAAGGCATCGGCCGCCACCTGGCATTGCACGGCCACGGCCGCCTTGGGCAGCAGGAAGGAGGCGGTGCGAATAACGCTTTGCACCTCGGACCGGCCGCCGAAGTGGCTGCGCGTGCCCGGACCCATGGAGGTACCGGCCGAGGAGGCTTCCTTTTGCAAAAAGCCCAGCGCGCGCCGGTCCGCATGCCGCGCGGCAATGCGCAGCACGATCTCGCGGCTATCGGCCACGCGGCGGTGGGGGCCGTACATGGACTCGGCGCCCAGCAGTTCCACCAGCGTTTCGCCATAGTCGGCAAAGCCCGCCGCACGCATCTGCACACGGGTGCGCGCCAGCAGCGCCTGGGCCGTGCGGCGGGCCTTGTCCATGGCGCGCTGGCCACGGATGGCCATCATGATGGCGATCTGCCAGCCCTGCTGGTAGGTGGCCGTGACCTTGTAGCCCGGCCCTGGCGCGCGCCCCCGTGCACCGCCGACGCGCACGCGCCCGCCCTCGCCGCCATGGCCAGCCAGGTCCTCGATGCGCACCTGCGAGAAGTCGCAGACCACGTCGGGCAGCGCATAGGCGCAGGGATCGCCTATCTCGTAGAGCAGTTGCTCGCCCACGGTCTGGCGCGTGACAAGGCCCCCGCGCCCTGCGGGCTGGAACAGCTCGAAGCCGCCATCGGCCTGCATGCGCACCAGCGGATAGCCGATGTCGGCCCAGTCGGGGACGGACTCCCAGTCGGTGAACAGGCCGCCCGTGGCCTGGGCGCCGCACTCGACCAGGTGGCCGGCCAGGCTGGCCTGGGCCAGGCGGTCGTAGTCGTCCATGCGCCAGCCGAACTCGTGGATGGCAATGCCCAGCAGCGCCGCACTGTCCACACAGCGGCCCGTGACCACGATGTCGGCGCCGCCGTCAAGCGCACGGGCGATGGGCCCGGCGCCCAGATAGGCGTTGGCCGACATCAGCGGCGGCAGCTGCGCGGGCAGCGGCTCCTGCAGCCAGGGCTCGAAGTCCTGCTGTCGGTCCAGCACATCGTCGCCCGTGACGATGGCGACCTTGACCTGCACGCCCTGCTCGCGCGCCAGCGCCAGGATGGCATCGCGGCAGCCTGCAGGATGCAGCCCCCCCGCATTGGAGACCAGGCGCACGCCCTTGTCGCGGATGGCCCGCAGATGGGGCCCGACCGCCGCCGTCACGAAGTCGGTGGCATAGCCCAGTTCGGGCGAGCGCAGCCGTGCGCGCTGCAGGACGGACATGGTGGTCTCGGCCAGGTAGTCGAACACCAGGTACTGCAGGCCCGGCTGCTGCAAAAGCTGGGGCACGGCCATCTGGGAGTCGCCCCAGAAACCCGATGCACCGCCGATGAGCACCGTGTGCTGCGCGGGCCGGTCCGGTAGGTTCAAGCGGCTCATGACAGCTCCTTGTCTTCATCGGCACGCACCTGCAGCAGCACCTGGCCCGCGGCCAGCTGCATGCCCGGGCGCACGCCCAGCGCCGCGATGCGGCCCGCGCCGGGCGCTGCCAGCGGCATTTCCATCTTCATGGACTCGATCACCAGCAGGGTATCGCCCCGCTCCACCCGCTGGCCCTCGTCCACCAGCACGGCGATGACACGGCCGCTCATGGGCGCGCGCAACGCCCCTCCCCCGCCCGCACTGCCGTGGCCGGCATCGAAGCGCAGCAGGCGCTCGAACACGAAGCTGTCCGCACCGTCCTGTACCCAGAGCTGCCCGCTGGCGTCCTGGTGGCAGTGCAGTGGCCGGTACAGGCCGTCGATCTCCAGCCCCAGCAGACCCGTCTGGGGCTCCCAGCGCAGATTGCCCAGTTGCCAGGAAACGGAGAGAGAGGGGGCCGCAGGCGCAGGATCGGTGGCACCGCGCGCCATGGGCGGCGGGCCATCCTCGCAGATCAGTTGCAGCCCGCCCCCGGTGTGGCTCAGCGTGTAGCCCTGCGCCGGGGATGGCGACGCCGGGTGGCTGGCATCGCGCAGCCACAGCGACCGGCCCGGCAACCGGTCCGTGATCCGGCCCGCAGCGACGGCGCCTGCCGCCAGGCCGATGCCGCCGCCCAGCAAAAGCGCGGCCGCCGCACGCGCATGGGGCGAGGGTGTGCGCCGCCAGGGGTCCTGCCCCAGGTCCTGGCGCCCCAGGAAATCCGTGGTCACCTCGCCTGCAGCGAACTGCGGATGCGCCAGGCAGCGGCGCAGAAAGCCCAGGTTGCTGCGCACGCCCAGCAGCGCCGTGCGTTCGCAGGCCTGGCGCAGGCTTGCCAGGCAGGCCTCGCGGCTGTCGCCCCAGGCCATGAGCTTGGCCACCATGGAGTCATAGAAGGGCCCGATTTCGGCGCCATCCTCCAGGCAGGTGTCGGCACGCACCTCGGGCGGCGCGCGCCACAGGCCCACCGTGCCGACCTGGGGCAGGTAGCCCTGCCAGGGGTCTTCGGCACACAGGCGCAGCTCGATGGCATGGCCGCGCAGGCGCACGTCCTGCTGTGCCGGCGCCAGCGGCTGGCCCTGGGCGATGCGGATCTGCTGCTCCACCAGATCCAGCCCCGTGACCAGCTCGGTCACGCCATGCTCCACCTGCAGGCGCGTGTTCATCTCCATGAAGTAAAAGCGCCGCTGCGCGTCCAGCAGGAACTCCAGCGTGCCTGCGCCCGTGTAGCCGATGGCCTCGCAGGCCTTGCGCGCCACCTCGCCCATCGCCTGGCGCAGCGCCTCGTCCACGGCGGGCGACGGCGCCTCCTCGATCAGTTTCTGGAAGCGCCGCTGGGTCGAGCAGTCGCGCTCGCCCAGGTGCAGGCAGCGGCCATGCTCGTCGCACAGCACCTGCACTTCGATATGGCGGCCATGCTCTATGGCGCGCTCCAGGATGATCTCGTCCGAGCCGAAGGCGCTGGCCGCCTCCGACCGCGCCTGGCGCAGCAGCGCCTCCAGTTCATCTTCGCGGCGCACCACGCGCATGCCCCGGCCGCCACCGCCCGCCGCAGCCTTCAGGATCACAGGAAAGCCGATGCGCCGCGCGGCATCCAGTACCTGGCGCGCATCGCCATGGGCCGCCGCCCCAGGCACCGTGGGCACGCCTGCGGCGTCCATGGCCTGCTTGGCCCGGGCCTTGTTGCCCATCAGGTCGATCACGCCCGGCGAGGGCCCCACGAACACCAGCCCCGCATCGGCCACGGCCTGCGCGAAGTCCGCGTTCTCGGACAGGAAGCCATAGCCCGGATGGAGGGCCTGGGCGCCCGCACGCCGGCAGGCCGCGATCAGCGCCGCGCCATCGCGGTAGCTCTGGTCGGCCGGCGTGGGGCCTATGTGCACGGCCAGGTCGGCAAGGCGCACATGGGGGCTGTGCGCATCGGCATCGGAATACACGGCCACGCAGCGCAGGCCCATGCGCCGCGCCGTGCGCATGATGCGCAGAGCGATCTCTCCACGGTTGGCGATCAGCAGGGTGTCGAAGCGCATGTCCGGCTCCCCGCTCAATCCGCACGCCGGGGCAAAGTGCCCATGTGCTTGCAGATGATGGTCAGCATGATTTCATCGGCGCCGCCGCCGATGGAGATCAACCGCAGGTCGCGCCAGGCGCGCGAGACGCTGTTGTCCCAGGTGAAGCCCATGCCGCCCCAGTACTGCAGGCAGGAATCCG
It encodes:
- a CDS encoding MFS transporter, whose protein sequence is MTPSPNTLKWRVLIGYFLSYMFDAVDIIILAIAMPSITASLQIGPTQAGLLVTATLLGIGLSGVVMGPVADALGRRKALLLSLATFGVLTMAIAAATDWRQILVLRFLAGLGLGSVWSTAAAHVNESWPAHQRGRATSFVLSAFSVGAALAAAAAAYFLPVHGWRVLFFVCGAAVSLAIVYVWLRVPESQAWLEQRQQRRSHGAGTAARAPGIAALFAPDLLRVTVLGTLTSALALAAYWGASTWLPTFLVKERGLDMGTMARFMALLNIGMFVGYNAFGLIADRIGKQRAVIVSLVGTGLALPLYIQATDRTVLLWLGPAFAFFMAFAGLMGSYFAELFPTHLRATGTGFCFNVGRGISAFAPLALGSLSASLGFAMGIALCGGLFLVAAAVVAMLPRDGAVATPSAR
- a CDS encoding TetR/AcrR family transcriptional regulator; this translates as MQGTTPPKTKKARPDEAPAAAGAGATASKRERILDAAERLFAEGGFDGVSMRDIAAAAGVGLPLIVYHFETKKNLYRALFDRYKAVLDARLAALRQPLAQGEDALEHIARAFVLPVIQGQGGEAGLAYARLIARETSDPREAERGIVQDYFDPFAVEFIRAIEQALPELGSDYAHWAYLFAVGALVMSVFDQRIERLSAGAMRAGDIEHKADYLVRFIVAGIRAGIGPGKGAGKGAGTRAAGTGLRGRR
- a CDS encoding CaiB/BaiF CoA transferase family protein gives rise to the protein MAAMDGLKVIDLSRVLGGPLCAQILGDHGADVLKIEGPDGDETRTWGPPFDAAGMASYFAGINRNKRTVCLDLSRAEGREVVMRLLEDADVLIENFKVGTLERWGMGFGEVLRQRFPRLVHCRVTGFGTTGPLGGLPGYDAAVQALSGLMSINGDPDGVATRMGVPIVDVTTGLNAVIGILMALHERERSGLGQSVESALYDSAIFSLYPHSINTLFTGRAPQRSGNGHPNIAPYDTYATATDPIYLAVGNNGQFQRLCEALGHGHLSSDPRYTTNAQRAVHRFELKRDLEAAFARFDAQALFEKLVATGVPCGVIHNVVEALDHPHTAHRGMVAEVDGFRSVASPVKLGRTPASYRLRPQQRGQSTLQVLQEAGLSAAQIRQLLDRGVAVQA
- a CDS encoding enoyl-CoA hydratase/isomerase family protein, producing the protein MSDAILDQAAPACVLRTIDGPVCTIHLNRAEARNPLGADTVQALSQAVREASQAPGVRAIVFTAAGTAFSAGGNLGNLQDRLDAPAGRDGRDPIAAGNRRYGDFLTELSCVPQVTMACVQGPAMGGGAGLACAVDIAIGSPLARFGFPEASIGLVPGQILPFVAARLGLQAARRLVLTAERIDATEAHRIGLLDYLAESPQELMPLAQRVLRSILATAPQASAATKRLLGGLPVAPLPASEALQGYLDAAADLFARQMRSEAPEGVAAARERRPASWNQAAGLSLGI
- a CDS encoding LysR family transcriptional regulator, coding for MAGTGHAMTARNLDISLLRTFVAVAERESFTNAAEKVYRTQAAVSQQMQKLEALLGCALFERVGRRKRLTTEGARLLEYARRMVSLNDEAYRAITEETFSHPVRIGVCADALDALLPAYLELCAENFPKLSIDIQVGRSRWLASALRRGDVDLLVDIAAHAGFEQLVLRTSPVAWIAGARYHHQAGSSVPLILMDNACPFRSSMVQALDEAGIGWHAAFQTSTLAGVRAAVRAGLGITARTVEMLAPDVRVLDPQVRLPALAPMRFHLYWRADALDDSARKVLHLIAPR
- a CDS encoding Bug family tripartite tricarboxylate transporter substrate binding protein → MQTQELETPEGCGPSTFRPMPMPSSRRAWLRGGCAAGLVAALPPLALAQGSRLDKPVRIVVAYGAGGASDSIARYVGEAIAQRGGKPAIVENRPGADGNIAAEYVLRAPGDAYNLLVSGSSTHAANATIYRKLGYSPQGDFTPLATMATTPYAMLVNPRRIAQATATDFLAWARRQGSQLSFASANVGGRIAGERFKQLTRINAVNVPYKSSAQAMTDLIGGQFDYYFCDMLTALPQVKAGTVHALALSSAQRIPSLPDVPTVAELGYPDFDVSSWIAVWSARAATPPAVSVLLSQWVGEALSSAAGKDFLVGKGLVPTPVSPEHLLFLQERDTRLWGRIITEAGMTAP
- a CDS encoding acyclic terpene utilization AtuA family protein; this encodes MSRLNLPDRPAQHTVLIGGASGFWGDSQMAVPQLLQQPGLQYLVFDYLAETTMSVLQRARLRSPELGYATDFVTAAVGPHLRAIRDKGVRLVSNAGGLHPAGCRDAILALAREQGVQVKVAIVTGDDVLDRQQDFEPWLQEPLPAQLPPLMSANAYLGAGPIARALDGGADIVVTGRCVDSAALLGIAIHEFGWRMDDYDRLAQASLAGHLVECGAQATGGLFTDWESVPDWADIGYPLVRMQADGGFELFQPAGRGGLVTRQTVGEQLLYEIGDPCAYALPDVVCDFSQVRIEDLAGHGGEGGRVRVGGARGRAPGPGYKVTATYQQGWQIAIMMAIRGQRAMDKARRTAQALLARTRVQMRAAGFADYGETLVELLGAESMYGPHRRVADSREIVLRIAARHADRRALGFLQKEASSAGTSMGPGTRSHFGGRSEVQSVIRTASFLLPKAAVAVQCQVAADALPVPVPVPVTVAVTADGVASAIADEAAVAEAPAAMPSDEDTVRVPLGWIAHGRSGDKGDDANIGLMARAPQWLPVLREQASADRVQAYFAHLASGPVTRYELPGLGALNFVLRQALGGGGSCSLRSDPLGKCYAQMLLDMEIDCPRALAPQGPPVAARAPGASL
- a CDS encoding acetyl/propionyl/methylcrotonyl-CoA carboxylase subunit alpha, with translation MRFDTLLIANRGEIALRIMRTARRMGLRCVAVYSDADAHSPHVRLADLAVHIGPTPADQSYRDGAALIAACRRAGAQALHPGYGFLSENADFAQAVADAGLVFVGPSPGVIDLMGNKARAKQAMDAAGVPTVPGAAAHGDARQVLDAARRIGFPVILKAAAGGGGRGMRVVRREDELEALLRQARSEAASAFGSDEIILERAIEHGRHIEVQVLCDEHGRCLHLGERDCSTQRRFQKLIEEAPSPAVDEALRQAMGEVARKACEAIGYTGAGTLEFLLDAQRRFYFMEMNTRLQVEHGVTELVTGLDLVEQQIRIAQGQPLAPAQQDVRLRGHAIELRLCAEDPWQGYLPQVGTVGLWRAPPEVRADTCLEDGAEIGPFYDSMVAKLMAWGDSREACLASLRQACERTALLGVRSNLGFLRRCLAHPQFAAGEVTTDFLGRQDLGQDPWRRTPSPHARAAAALLLGGGIGLAAGAVAAGRITDRLPGRSLWLRDASHPASPSPAQGYTLSHTGGGLQLICEDGPPPMARGATDPAPAAPSLSVSWQLGNLRWEPQTGLLGLEIDGLYRPLHCHQDASGQLWVQDGADSFVFERLLRFDAGHGSAGGGGALRAPMSGRVIAVLVDEGQRVERGDTLLVIESMKMEMPLAAPGAGRIAALGVRPGMQLAAGQVLLQVRADEDKELS